The genomic DNA CATCGGCTCGGAACATGtacttttttccttttatgtacttttattttgttgaaattgTATGGTCGTTGTGTTTAGTAGATTTTTTTACAATACTCTTGTAGGCATGACGGGAATTGTAGACTACACAAACTACGAGGATATGAAATATGCTGTAAGTTAAAATACTGAAAGGATGATACATTGCAATGTTCTTTTGATTTTGTCTGATTCAGCGTGCTCTGCAGATCAGAAAACTTGATGACTCTTACATACGGgtattattttaactttgactTATATTTGATGTGCACATTGTGCTGAGTCCGAGATTCCACTTATGTCATTTTGGATTTTCTTCTTCTATGTACAGGTGAGGGAGTATGATTCTAGGCGTAGCTATTCCAGAAGCCCCAGTTATGACTATAGACGGAGCTACTCTAGAAGCCCCAGTCGTACTCCATATATGTCAAGAAGTCCAAGTGTCAGCCGCAGCTATAGCTATGGTGGCCGGAGCAGAAGGTCCAGATTGGTTTTCCGTTTACATTAGGTAGGTATATTACTTTTGGACAGTGCAGTTTTGACAAAGGTTCTCTTGTTGCAGCATATCACCAGAGGCAACATACTCACGTTCCCGCTCAAGGTACCCACATGCTACCTAAAAGTTCtttaactttttcttctttggtaGAATCAACGGGTTTACTGTATTTTGATGGGGATATCATTTTTTAGGCACATAAACAATTGCTTGTggtctttctttctcttcacgTTGCTAAATTGTAATTCAAATATGTTCTACCCCTTTCTTACCTTTTCTCTAGTAGTTGCtttctagtttttattttttaatttttttaattttttatttttaaacgtCAAATTAGTGTTTCTCCTAcgttttctttccattttctggtAGTTGAGTATAATGTATATAGATATCCATAACCTTAATGCTTTACTCATCATTGAGCTCTAGCTTAAATTTTCAGAACAGCTAccaatatgttttttttgtttgagaagAAAGCTACCAATATGTTTGGATTACTCATTTCAACTTGGTAGTTGTGTTGCTATAATGGCCAAGTGCTTAGCTTTGGCTTTATTGTGGGTCAGACGCGTCCTTGTGTTTCTACATTTGAAGAAAACTTCAATTAAATTTGTTCATGATGGGTTCTCGATCTTGGAAGTTTCTGGCATACAGGCCAGCGATATCTTTACGTTTCCCATCTAGTTGCCATAACTTCAAATTATCAAATCCTTTAGATTTGTTCTACAGGATTCGAGTGTTTCCTGCCTCTTTTacctttaaaaaaatttccGAGTATTGTATTTTGGAAAAGGGTGCGAGGTTGTTATCTTCCATCTCTTTTATTCTTTAGAACAAATTGGATTATGTTATTTGGAAAAGTGATGTTAACGTTCATGTCTATTTTGAAGTTTACATGTCATGTTTCTAGCCTTTTCCAATGCGGGGATCTTACTATCacgttctttgaaaactatattTAGCACTCCCACGAACTTGGTGTACAAAATCATTTGTCTTAAGTTTTCGATGGTGTAAAGGGGTTAAAAGGGTTTAGCAGGTTAGCCAGTTATCCTAACCTGTTTATGAAggtttccttctttcttgcCAGATCTAGCTTTTGCGGAGATCTGGGGACCAGATCTTAGGAACTGGATGTGGTGCTCATGCCTCCAACTCTTAGTTGAGGTAACGCGACTTTGTTGATGAGCACctctggaaaaaaaataaaaaatgaaaatctaaatgaaaataatattaatagttTTCAGTTGTAAAGATGGATTGCTGTCGAACGCATGCTATAGCTACCAAAAACCACAAATCAGTGTTGGGGAAGCATAGAGCTCAGAACTTCTATGTTCACTAAATTACGACAATGATGAGTGGAATTTTTTCCTCTTTTCACGAAGGATTAGATTTTGTGTGATTCTGGCtggtatttttatttcttactgTTGTTTACTGGTTTAAATTTTAAGACCTGCTGGAAAGATCATGGGGTGCTTGGTGTAGAGCATCTGAGGATAAAGGTCTATGATTTTTACTTTCCTACGTTTCGAATTACAGTAAGCCTTTAGGTCAATAGTAAAGGATAGTGTTGTGGATATTAACTTGGATTCTTGGAAATATTGCAGATCTTGGACAAGATCTAGGTCTCCAAACTCTTCTGTAAGTTCCGTTTTCGCTCTGTTTCATCTTGTGTTGAATTAAAAAGGAAataatatggaaaacaaagtgaATCATAAAAATGCATTCTATTTTTATGCTCCTAATAACAAAAATTGTTGCTTCGCAGCCTCGTCCCAGGACTCTGAGCAGACCAAGGTCAAGATCCAGAAGCTTATCTCAGTCTCTTTCGCCTTATGCACGGTAATGCTGAAAATTTTCCTGATTGGTACTCCGCTTGTTCAGTCAATACTTGTTATCCGCACTTTTTACCTAATAAGCGGCTGATTTAAGTAGTTGCATATCAGCTACTAACTATGGTTGTGATTTCCAGGTGAGCTCTGAAGGAAGCGTCTTTGTAGGTTCCAGACGCCGTCTTGAGTATCGTTTGTCTGTTCAGAGACGGAAGTTAGGAACTTGATGTACTATAATACACATTCAGATTCAGATTAGGACGTACCTTGAACGGTCATGATTTGCATCTATGAAGTCTGTGACGTTGAAGTTAGTGTCATGTATTAAAAGTGATCTTCTTGACAATGCTGTCTGTAGCTGAATTGGTTTGTGTTTGTCCCGCAGTTGCGTTGCTAACGCAATCTTCTGAATTAGAAATGGTCTTATCGTTCATTGAACCTTACACGTTTCGCATATTTGTGACCAAAATCTTGAAGGTCGGAGATAAATTACTCATGAAGAAAACTGATCGATCCGAATGCTCATCAAAATAGTGGACTAGATAGATAACctttatttaaaatgaaaaatcgtTCTCATCTAATGTCAATATGCCGTATCCCCACTACGAAACAAGGCCTTGGCCCCTAGTTAAACACTTGCTGGAATTGGTCAGAGGTCCACTTTTGTTCTTACTGTCCGGAGCCCAAAGACAAGACAATCTATACCTCTCAAATTGAATCTGACGACTTGCTTTAACTCATCCTGTAAACTCACCTTACATAAACCAAGAGCATCCAAATTCATTGGAATTGGATCGCACTGCAtcaaatataatatacataatTAACTTTTATCTGCAATGAAAAGCAGATTATTTGTTTTAGTTGCCAGGTTATACAAGCAATTGGCAGGAGAGTAACTGAAAATATTTGATTTCATGTACATCCATCCAACAATTGTTCAAAAGAAAACCAAGCACTGCAGGAATATATGTTTTCGGACATAAATAAATGACCCACTCATTACTTATCCTGAACAAAAGTTGGTTCTGGTCATCCAGATAAAAACCGGGACATTTGCAGATGACCCGAGAATCATAAAATACGGCCAAGCAGACGCTCGAATCATAACTTTGCCATCCACAATGAGCTTATTTTCATACCCCTGATGGCGAACAAACTAGACGAATGTTATGTCCATCACACCACCATGTGGCTGCAAAAGGAGCGTTTTCCGAGCCACACTGACAGTATTTTGGCGTCTTGTCATGACTTGACAAGACGCCAAGCATTATATATCGTTTTCAAGCATACATAACTTTTGATTTCAGTTATAGATAGCGGTAGTTTGCTTCACCAACCAAAGGATAAGGAGAAAAGCCTATGACCGGTTTTGTGAGGATGACCTCTCGGACCCATGCCTTTGCCGGAAGCTGCTCCCTCTGATGGCCGAGTCTGAACCACTGCCACCTTGGTTAAAAGCAGACCAACCTTGATCTCGGTCTACCTGATTCATCGAGAATGAAGGCATGTGATCTCTTTCCCATGGATGAAAACGATTAGGCAACGGATTTTCAGCTTCTTGGTAGTTACGACCTGATGAACCGGACGGGAAAAAATAGAAACCACCATTTTGGTCTGATGATGAAGCCACTGGCCCTACTTGAGCTACCCCTCTTTGACTGCTGGATCTCCGGGCTCCTGGAACTATGGGTGTACGCATGGTTGGTGAATTACTAGGTTGTTGCTGTTGATAATATGCCTGAAGAGCTTGGACTCTATCGCGGGCCCGTGCATTGCTGCCAGGATAAGGAGGAATCATCGACGAAGTGACTGAGCTGCCAGCTCTAGCACTAGAACCGCAGGAAGCAAACACAAATTATTCAATAAACATAACACTTCTATTACATATAAGCATGTTATGCAGCATTGTATTGAGAGAGATTTGTGTACTCTCGCATcgttaaacaaattcaatgATAAATTTGAGAACCATGAATGATCTTGCTGGTGTGATTAACTTTTCTAGAAACTAAACTACAACCAATTAAAATTGCTTCATTTAGAAAAAAAGGATGTAAACTATCTAAAAACACCTTGAAATTTTGTCAAAGGCATACCTGTGACCGACAAGGAATGGATGCATAAGAGATCCTGATCTTGGTATATCTGCGCTCGGCCTAGCAGATCTTTGAGTAACAGATGGAACTGAAGCCTGGTCGGCGCCAGCAATATGATTGTTGGTTGTAGAGAATGGAGGCGGGGAATGATGCTCCCAACTGTGATAATGAAGATCCATGGCAGGAAAAGCATAGGAGTTGGGCATTTCACTAGGTACAGATGTGCTGCTCCAATGATGGTTGAAGTTGGAAGCTTCTGACACATTTCCACTGGAGTTTGAGGATGAAGGGTGAATTGGCCCAAGGTAAGCGATATATGGGCAAGGATGGGCGGCAGATGATACAGCTGTATGCTCAGCGAAGATAGCATGCTGTCCAAGTAATTCATGATCTGCATGACAACATTTAATCATATGAATATCACATTGTATTATAATCCTCTGCAATGCCAGAATAGAATATCACAACTTAAAATGACAAGAAGAAAGTCTTACATGATGGTGGTGAAAACTCCCCTTCCCTGTtaattgtgaagaaaaaaatgttcAATGTATAGGAGAAAATATTAAACTTGAATAGCaagtaaaatgaaaaatgaacgTCCGCATGTAATAAATAGTTGATATAGAGGCgattctgtttttatttttttctatttgaacTCCTCTCCTCCTCCCCGCAACACCCTCACCGTGTACATGAATACCTTGCGAgtaaaaataaacttttaaaCCTTCGTATTTAAAAATGTAACGTGCTGCATGTCTACAatatattcatatttttttctttcagaacaCATGCATTCAAATGTTATATGATTTGctttaatatttataaaaacTTCTCAATTGGTCGCTTATCCGGCAATATGGACCAGCCAGGTCATATCTCATAATATCCAGACTAGGATAGTATCAAATTTGAATCTATTTTTCAACCCCTAACAAATTTCTAAAACTTGAAAGACATAAAGATACAAGAGTAAAATGATACAACAAATACATTATGAAGTCCAAATAGCAAGCACCCAGTCGAAAAccaaattctcatttttttttcttctgaaactTAGAAGCATATAGGAACCAtggaaacaaaatataaatagaGTAACCACAAATAACTGTGACCACGTAGAAGGATAATAAAAGACTCTTTATAGATAGAAAATAATCAGACGATGGGGTTCAGTACTTTCATGTAACTTCCCAGGAAAACGCAACTGCGCCCAAATGTGTACAACAGAGAAATAAAGGTCAACTGGGAATAACACTTTATGTTAATACGATTCCACATGATTTGCTAACCCAGCCAATAAGCAAAATTAGCAGCATCACTGAAGTTATATTAAGAAAAGCACTGGGGtggtaaaaataagaaaagcaCTGGGGTGGTAAAAATAAGTCCCCAGAATTGAATCCATGTAGCCACATATACCAGGAGGAATATTTTATTGTAAAGATCAATACGAATGTTTTTCTGTTCAAACTTGCTActataacaaacaaaaaagatgTTGGGGTCAAGGTACCACTTTGCAGGGGTCCATTGGAATACTAACCCCTTTTGAAACAAACTTGAAAACTTCAACTGCTTTAAACTTGAAAGGACCAAGCTGTGATCTATGTGAATCAAGATGGGGTTTGAGATCTTGAATCCCCATCTCAACGCATATCTCAACTCAATCTCGATTTAGGCCAAAATCAAGTTTCTTAAGAGCCTAAAAGCCTAAGGAAACTGGTATCCTTTGAACCCAAGAAACTAAATGCTAACTACAGCAAAGAAACTTCAGCaaacataaatttaaacatGAGCTTTAGCAAATGAGATCACTTACTCAAATGATGAGGGAAGTCGTGCTAAGCTACCAAATGGACACCAGTGCACACCAAAGGACTGCAAAAAGCATTAATATACAaacaatatatcaaaatgacAAACGACATTTTTACACTGTAGTCTATACAGCACATCAGTTTATAAGTCTTTATCTTTTCTATACACACACATGACATAGAACTTGAAAGTCAGAACATGTCACTTGGATTTAATACTATCCAACACAGAATAACATGCAGAAGACATTACATTGTCCTTACAATTATGTGGAAAGCTACTCATGAGACGAAATAAATGCAGTGGTATCAAACTTCTTCACGTGGTACTACTACTTCACATGAAGAATTCTAGGTGGGCTCTATCTACAATTGTTCATCCATTTACTCTTCATAAGGTTTTGCCAGTAGCGGCTTTTGGGAGGAGGGGGAGGAAAGGGGGGGAGTGAAAGATGCTATCATAGGGCCCCAAATTTTTTTGCCATCtggtatatatataataatgttaTATGTTAAGAAAAGGTGCTTTTATAGCACTACAAATTCTCATTGTGCACTCTTCATAAGtgtacattttttctttctaaatataaaaatttggaatGCATAATGAGATGCTTGCAAATCCTATAGCTCCTTGTGCAACAATGGATATCTGCAACATTTTCCACCCTATTCTCAGATTTGGAAATCAAAAGCTCCTCCAAAAGTCAAAGTTCTTGCGTGGTTAGTGGCTATTGGGAAGGTCAACACCTGTGACCAGGTTCAAAAGCGAAGGCCCTTTATTTGCATTTCTCCTCAGTGGTGCAGTTTGTGTAAATCAGAGAGTACAGTGTTGACCATGTTTATCTCCATTGTTCTTACTCAATACAGCTGTGATGGAAATTGTTCAAGGAAGTTAGAGCTAGTTGGGTTATTCCAGGGGGATGTTTCAAGCTTCTAACCACCAAGTTCGAGGATTTATGGAAGGGTAAGAAAGCTAAAGCTTTGTGGGGCTGTTTGGTGTTGGTAGTTTTTTGGAACATTTGGTTGGAGCGTAATAGAAGAATTTTTTAGGATTATAAGGGAGTGGAAGTAGAGGAACTATGGGATAGAGTTAGATACTGGGCATCAATTTCGAATGAGTTCATGGATTATTGTCTTTCCCATGTAGTGACGGATGAATTAGCAGCCATAAAATGAAGTTGGTTTAGTTTAGTTCCTAGTAAAGTAGTCCTAGTTGAAAGGTCTTAGCTAGTTTTTCTAgttggtggatttcttatccaccTATTGTAATTCCTTCtattgttttaataaaattctATCATTTCTTATCCAGctatatattcaagtgaaactttatTGTAGAGTTTTTGaagcttttttttgtttgtttggttgtttaagacCGAATTGCTTTTGATTATTCAGTTGACGTTTGTAGatctttttacttattatttaatgATAATTGAAAACTTATAAACAGTGTGAGTCCTGCAGTTTGTTTTACCTTAAGTTATTGCTTTCGAGCATCAATACGCTGtcttaatttttttggaagaCCATCTTAAGGAGGGGCCCCATTATAAATTTCGCACAGGGCCCCCAAAATCTCAGAGACGACCCTGGGTTCCACTCTTCGATTCAAATGTAATGGGAAGAAAATAAACAGCCAACAAACAATAAGAGGCCGCCTTTGGTTCTCTTCCATTCCACTTTGTTCCTTTACAGATTTGAAGGCAATGGAAGCCTTATAATTGTTATAGACCCTTCAACTGAATCGTCTATTGATAGTACTACTACTACACACTAAAATCTTACCTAATCCGTTCACGCTCTTTCACCTTAATAATTGTCAGCTTACTGGACTCTGCCTAGTAACCAATTTTAGAGTTTGCTCCTCAATATCATCACTAACTTCAGAATTGACAAAAATCACCCACCAACACGCAAAATAGACATCCATATCCTGAGGCAGAAAGTAGGTTACCTCCTGTAAGGCTATAAGCTGAGGTGATGGCTCACCACTAGCAAGAGAGAAAATTGAGATTTTTCCTATGTGTTAAGAATAGCAATAAATATCTGAAGCAAGTCAACTATTTCTGCTTTTGTTAAGCTTTACTATGCAGATGTTATTCCTAATAAATAACATACATACAAGGACAATCTAGAAGCATGGCCCTTGGCTTGAAGGGAATGCACTCTTTAATTAAGAATGGGTTATCCTAGCCTTTGAAGCAGAACTTCCTTTTGATGCTATATTGATTCTATCAGGTAAGTTAATCTATATATTGTTTACAACCTTACTATTTGTCATAACTAAGTTGAACCCACAGAGACAGTATCTAAACATGAACAAAGTGCCGTAACGATAATGTCCGCATATAGAAAACCATTAACTAGAGTTTGTGTTTGAGTACAAAAATTGAATATTCACAAAAAGTAACAgaacattaaattaaaaaaggatcCAAACTATTTACCATTTCAGAATAACTTAAATCATAGAGATCCTCATCATGTGTCCAGTCATCCATGCTAAATTCCGGAAATGAACGGCATCCATTAGAATAAAGCCATTGACCTTTCTCAATTTTCCGACAATTAGGGCATTGCATTGCCCCCTTTACATTGAAGGCAGAACCAATGCAATCTGAAAGGACGTCACCAAAGAAATCAAGAAACATGAAAGCTCCATATCATCTTTACTGAAAAGGCATAACTAAACTTATGCCCTTGTAAGAACTATACAACTATGCCTCAGCAAACATGCAACTCCACTTGCTGATATGAGATGATTTGAGCTACCAAAGGAAAGAAATTGCTATTGGGAATATCTAAATGTCATCTTTAAGATCAAAAtaattctatattaaatatacGAAGACAAAGTTTATCAAAGTAATCTGAAGAATGATCTACTGAACCTGTGACTAAATTATGACACCATAGGCTCTCAATGCCATACAAATTCAGGTTGTCAACACTGCACTTTCGACAATTGGAGTACAGAAACCTGTTATATATTTCACTTAATTGCAGGTTCACAGAGAAATCAAATCTCCCAAAGTATCCAGTTCCAGTACCTCCACTGGTTCCAAAGAAAAATATTCAAGAGACCATCATGCAAAACAATACTTCATTTTCATTGACATATTGTATCGATTCCGCATCTTCCAGTACAAATTCTGGTTCTATCCATTGAATGAAATTACAAGAAATTGAAACGTAGAAATCCAACTACATGGTTCTGCAAGAAAGATATCATCATCATATCTTGCATAAGCAACAGATTAATAATGttgataaaatgaaaaatatatatataaaatatatgtaaGTTCAGAACAAGGCAAACAATGACAACCCAACAAAACCAAAGCTTTAATAAAGGAAGCAAAATTCAGTTTAAGTttcgcatttttttttttaatttcttatctTTCCTCAATTCTTGACCAATCAAACAACCCATCACcgaaaaaatcaaaatccaacataATTGCGAAATCAGAAACCAATTTTGAACCCGGATCTTTGAAATTGcagttagaaaaaaaaaaacgaaacttCCAACCGATTCAATTTTGACTCACCTAGATGAAATTGATGCCCACATTGCAGCTTGGCCCAAGATCTATCCCCTTTATCGGCGACGACTTCAAGGCAAATCGAGCAGGAAACAGAGCCTCCGCACGAGTTGCCACCACAACCACCGCCATCGCCACCGCCATCGCTTTCGTCAACCACAACCTCTTCATCACTGCCGAGCCCCATAGAAACCCCCAAATCCAGCcctcaaaaccctaaattccgaTACGCCGGTGTTTCAACGGTCAATtcccctccccctctctctttctctctgtttttttcTCAACAGCGCAAAAAAATACCCAGACGAAGTAAATCCGGCGGAACAGAGCGTTTGGTTCGGCGAATCACGACGAGACCACGACGACGTCGTTAGGATCGAAGCAGAGACGGAGGAAGACCGTCAGTCGTCAGAGATGGTGTcctgggaagagagaaaagttttgatttttgatgGACAATCGAGAAATCGTTCAGCCTCTCTATCTGCGTGTCGTGTAATTCGCACCGTTGGATTAGGGAGAGGTTGGACTTCGCGAATTCACCGCTGtccaaaaaaaacccaatcaACGGCTGTAATTCGCTCTCGTGATCTTCTGCGGTTTGATTGTTGTtttgtctaaattttttttttcttttcatgttttgGTGTTAGATAAGATTTTGTATCTACCGTATCGGGTTAGAGAAAGGTTTGGTAatgtgaaaatatatatatatatatatataatataaacaaaaacgTTTGTAAGGtaattgtagacatcgaaatttcagtaaaacaaatgttcaccaatgcattaaagttttgacgtgtcaaggcatacatggcatacgccacgtgttgtacaaattgtacacatggcgtgtgactcaacaaaataggaagaaatacccttgaaggactaaacaagtttttcttctcattttgggcaatgacaaggcaagtacatttcaatccattgaggatcaaaacaagtttttcttctcatgttgggcaatgacaaggcaagcacacttcaatccattacggatcaaagcaagttcttctcattttgggcaatgacaaagcatacacatttcaagtttaaaatggtgttaagtggga from Pyrus communis chromosome 17, drPyrComm1.1, whole genome shotgun sequence includes the following:
- the LOC137723655 gene encoding serine/arginine-rich splicing factor SR30-like isoform X3, which gives rise to MGQLLTLISKSLRDRQFEDPRDADDAIYGRDGYDFDGFRLRVELARGGRHSSSDRYSSYSRSSSSRGVSRRSDYRVLVTGLPPSVSWQDLKDHMRRAGDVCFSQVFRDRGGMTGIVDYTNYEDMKYAIRKLDDSYIRVREYDSRRSYSRSPSYDYRRSYSRSPSRTPYMSRSPSVSRSYSYGGRSRSISPEATYSRSRSRSWTRSRSPNSSPRPRTLSRPRSRSRSLSQSLSPYAR
- the LOC137723656 gene encoding E3 ubiquitin-protein ligase RFI2-like, which encodes MGLGSDEEVVVDESDGGGDGGGCGGNSCGGSVSCSICLEVVADKGDRSWAKLQCGHQFHLDCIGSAFNVKGAMQCPNCRKIEKGQWLYSNGCRSFPEFSMDDWTHDEDLYDLSYSEMSFGVHWCPFGSLARLPSSFEEGEFSPPSYHELLGQHAIFAEHTAVSSAAHPCPYIAYLGPIHPSSSNSSGNVSEASNFNHHWSSTSVPSEMPNSYAFPAMDLHYHSWEHHSPPPFSTTNNHIAGADQASVPSVTQRSARPSADIPRSGSLMHPFLVGHSARAGSSVTSSMIPPYPGSNARARDRVQALQAYYQQQQPSNSPTMRTPIVPGARRSSSQRGVAQVGPVASSSDQNGGFYFFPSGSSGRNYQEAENPLPNRFHPWERDHMPSFSMNQVDRDQGWSAFNQGGSGSDSAIRGSSFRQRHGSERSSSQNRS